The following coding sequences are from one Gossypium hirsutum isolate 1008001.06 chromosome A12, Gossypium_hirsutum_v2.1, whole genome shotgun sequence window:
- the LOC121211136 gene encoding auxin-responsive protein SAUR36 translates to MKKIRGFKLGRKLVKVFKWIIPPRRRNYRNCFLRHPTRSYNPLSRLCSFATFLRRGTKRLCNSDSDPGYIQLGEKRVKRVGVPKGHLAVYVGESDGNMRRVVVPVIYFNHPLFGELLKEAELVYGFNQSGGITLPCGISEFEKVKMRIADWDHCRRKQHRHYFY, encoded by the coding sequence ATGAAGAAAATTAGAGGGTTCAAGCTTGGGCGCAAGCTAGTGAAGGTGTTCAAATGGATAATCCCACCTAGAAGAAGAAACTATCGGAATTGTTTCTTGAGGCATCCGACTCGAAGTTACAACCCTTTATCAAGACTCTGCTCTTTCGCGACGTTTCTTCGACGGGGAACCAAAAGGCTGTGTAATTCGGACTCGGATCCGGGTTACATTCAATTGGGTGAAAAGCGAGTGAAGCGGGTAGGAGTGCCGAAGGGGCACCTTGCAGTGTACGTGGGGGAATCAGACGGTAACATGAGGAGGGTGGTAGTGCCTGTGATTTATTTCAATCACCCGCTATTTGGGGAGCTGTTGAAGGAAGCGGAGCTGGTTTACGGGTTCAACCAATCGGGTGGGATCACGTTACCATGTGGGATTTCGGAGTTCGAGAAGGTTAAGATGAGAATTGCCGATTGGGATCATTGTCGACGGAAACAACATCGtcattatttttattga